TGGAATGGGTTGTAGTTGGGCAGCGTAGCACTCGTCAACGTCGCTGCGCTATCTTTTCTCTCGAGGTGTGGTCGCTACTACTTTTTTAAATGCGTCACGTTTTTCATTAAGTTTGATGGACTGGGCCGCGCACTTCTCGCGCAGTGTGTTTAAGATGCCAGCGACTTCCTTCTTCCCCGCCAGATTATTTAGCTCCGCAGGATCCGCTTCCAGGTCGAAGAGCATTTCAAATTCCGGCTCGCGTCCGGCAAAATCGACATGGCTTTCATTGTATTCCCACTTCACACCCTCAAACATGCGGATGTATTTCCACTTGCCCATGCGGATGCCTTCCTGGAAGGGATTGTCACGTCCCGTGTAAAGGCTTTCGAGGAAGAGCTCCTCTCGCCATTCGGTTGTTTCGCCTCGGACGAGTGGTTGAAGGCTCGTGCCGTCCATGAAGTCTAGCGCATTCACGCCCGCGTAATCCAGAATCGTTCTGGTGATATCCAAACTGGAGACTAGCTCGTCACTGGTGGATCCCTTTTGGGAGGCTGGTGCATGGGGGTCGTAAACAAAACAGGGAATCTTGGATGCCAAGTCATAGAGAAGTGATTTCCCTCCCATCCCATATTCACCCATCAACAGTCCGTGGTCGCTTCCATAGATGATGATGGTGTTGTCCATGAGCTCTCGCTCTTCCAGGTCCTTAACAAATTCTCCAATCACATAGTCTAATCCGGCGATGGTTTGGTAATAGCGGATGTGGTGCTCGGTATTGGTTTCGCGTGTGTAGTTGTATTGGTAAGTGGATGTCTTGCGGCCTTCGTCCTGATCAAGCATATGCCTTGGGATGAACTGATACGGATCAGTGGCGGTTTCGTCGGGAATCTCGATGTCCAGATCCCGGTAGAGCTCATCGTAAAAGCGTGTTCCTTGTAGCTCCGGGTTTTCATTCGCCGGGCGCGCCATCTTTCTCCAGTCACCGAAATCAGGATACATACTGGTGGTTTGTGATCCGTGCGGTACATTGAGACTAACGGACAGACAGAAGGGCTTGTCGTCCGGTCTGCTATCGAGAAAGTCGCCCAGGGCTTCGCCCATGATCTCGGTAATGATGTTCTTCTTGGCTTTATGGTAGGGGTTGGTGCTTTGGCTATCGAAGTTCTTGGGTAGGAACTTGGTCCAACCGTCATGTCCCCACCAATAATCAAATTTGTCTCCTGCATTTCCCTTCCAGGTATAGTACTCAATACCAATCTTGCCGACGAAGCCGGTGAAGTAGCCTGCCTCTTGCAAGAGTGCAGGATAGGAGCGGTCCCATTGTTCTTCGGTCAAATCATAGGCCGAGGTGAAACCGATTCCATGGACCCGTTCGTGCATGCCCACTAATAAAGAGACGCGACTGGGTGAACAGACGGGCTCAGCCGTGTAGGTGTTCTTAAAGCGCACCGATTTACTCAGCAGTCGATCCACATTCGGAGTGTCGACAAAAGGGTGCCCCATGGCCGCAAAGGTGTTGTCCCGCTGATCATCCGTCAGGAGGAAAATGATGTTGGGGCGTGACTGTTGATCACTTCTTTCCGAAGCAACTTCATCCGAATTACAACTCGTAACAAATAGTGCCACCAGTAATTGAAGAGGAATATAAAAGTTTTTCATGCATGAAGGTTGTAGTTGGTACGGCAGGTGTGGGTCAATTGTGATTGCTGGCAATGTCCGCTACTGCATCCATACTGGGAATACAATCGTAGGAGTAAGCATCCAGTATACGTTAAAAATAATAACCGAACATAGAGATGAAATCCTTAATTAAAATTGAAATGCTAGTATTAGCCGCATTGATGGCTTCTATGCCAGGTCTTCGTGG
This genomic stretch from Opitutia bacterium ISCC 52 harbors:
- a CDS encoding sulfatase-like hydrolase/transferase, coding for MKNFYIPLQLLVALFVTSCNSDEVASERSDQQSRPNIIFLLTDDQRDNTFAAMGHPFVDTPNVDRLLSKSVRFKNTYTAEPVCSPSRVSLLVGMHERVHGIGFTSAYDLTEEQWDRSYPALLQEAGYFTGFVGKIGIEYYTWKGNAGDKFDYWWGHDGWTKFLPKNFDSQSTNPYHKAKKNIITEIMGEALGDFLDSRPDDKPFCLSVSLNVPHGSQTTSMYPDFGDWRKMARPANENPELQGTRFYDELYRDLDIEIPDETATDPYQFIPRHMLDQDEGRKTSTYQYNYTRETNTEHHIRYYQTIAGLDYVIGEFVKDLEERELMDNTIIIYGSDHGLLMGEYGMGGKSLLYDLASKIPCFVYDPHAPASQKGSTSDELVSSLDITRTILDYAGVNALDFMDGTSLQPLVRGETTEWREELFLESLYTGRDNPFQEGIRMGKWKYIRMFEGVKWEYNESHVDFAGREPEFEMLFDLEADPAELNNLAGKKEVAGILNTLREKCAAQSIKLNEKRDAFKKVVATTPREKR